The Streptomyces sp. Je 1-332 genome has a window encoding:
- a CDS encoding GMC family oxidoreductase N-terminal domain-containing protein, whose protein sequence is MSKDSVYDYVIVGAGSAGCVLAARLSEDPAVRVALVESGPRDRKPEIRIPAAFPKLFKTPCDWDYSTVKQSALDGRELYWPRGHMLGGSSSMNAMMWVRGHRADYDAWGEAAGPEWSYDAIEPYFRRAERWTGGPGGRGRSAAGSVYGSEGPLWISPPRALNPTTGAFLDACRDAGLRELTELNEPDHTGFALTPVNQRRGRRWSAADGYLRPARRRRNLDVLTAARVRRLEFDGTRVAGVIADGVPGKLIARREVLLCAGSIGSPQLLQASGVGDPETLAKAGIEPRVESPGVGRHLQDHLAYAVTMRCPEPVTLTGADSLANVGRFLLAGRGPLTSNVGEAVAFIKTRPELAAPDIELIFAPVPFVQHGLTPPTEHGITVGVVLLQPESEGRITPRGPGVGSAPLIDPGYLTAEADIRTLVAGVRRAEELLAGPALGPYTSGPLAPHPGRVDDATLARTIRGASETLYHPVGTCRMGSDDASVTDPALRVRGVTALRVVDASVMPRITRGHTHAPTVALAEKAAELIMADAGR, encoded by the coding sequence TTGAGCAAGGACAGCGTGTACGACTACGTCATCGTCGGCGCCGGCTCCGCGGGATGCGTTCTCGCCGCGCGGCTCTCCGAGGACCCCGCGGTGCGGGTGGCGCTCGTCGAGTCGGGGCCGCGCGACCGGAAGCCCGAGATCCGTATCCCGGCGGCCTTTCCGAAGCTGTTCAAGACGCCCTGCGACTGGGACTACTCCACCGTGAAGCAGTCCGCGCTCGACGGCCGCGAGCTGTACTGGCCGCGCGGCCACATGCTGGGCGGCTCGTCCTCGATGAACGCCATGATGTGGGTGCGCGGGCACCGCGCCGACTACGACGCCTGGGGCGAGGCCGCGGGGCCCGAGTGGTCCTACGACGCGATCGAACCGTACTTCCGGCGGGCGGAGCGGTGGACGGGCGGGCCCGGTGGACGGGGACGCTCGGCCGCGGGCAGCGTGTACGGGAGTGAGGGGCCGCTCTGGATCTCTCCGCCACGTGCCCTCAACCCGACCACCGGCGCGTTCCTTGACGCCTGCCGTGACGCGGGCCTGCGCGAGCTGACGGAGCTGAACGAACCCGACCACACCGGCTTCGCCCTCACCCCGGTCAACCAGCGCCGCGGGCGTCGGTGGAGCGCCGCCGACGGCTATCTGAGACCGGCCAGGCGCCGCCGCAACCTCGACGTGCTGACCGCCGCGCGCGTCCGCAGGCTGGAGTTCGACGGCACGCGCGTGGCCGGAGTCATCGCCGACGGCGTCCCGGGCAAGCTGATAGCCCGCCGAGAAGTGCTGCTGTGCGCGGGCTCCATAGGCTCGCCCCAGCTCCTCCAGGCCTCCGGCGTCGGCGACCCGGAGACCCTCGCGAAGGCCGGCATCGAGCCGCGCGTGGAGTCCCCGGGCGTGGGACGCCACCTTCAGGACCACCTCGCCTACGCGGTGACCATGCGCTGCCCGGAGCCCGTCACGCTGACCGGCGCGGACTCCCTCGCCAACGTCGGCCGCTTCCTGCTCGCCGGGCGCGGCCCGCTCACATCGAACGTCGGCGAGGCCGTCGCCTTCATCAAGACCAGGCCCGAACTGGCGGCCCCCGACATCGAGTTGATCTTCGCCCCCGTCCCCTTCGTCCAGCACGGCCTGACCCCGCCCACCGAACACGGCATCACCGTCGGTGTCGTGCTCCTCCAGCCCGAGAGCGAGGGCCGGATCACGCCGAGGGGGCCTGGAGTCGGCTCCGCGCCCCTCATCGACCCCGGCTATCTGACGGCGGAGGCCGACATCCGTACGCTCGTCGCCGGGGTGCGCCGCGCGGAGGAACTCCTCGCCGGGCCCGCCCTCGGTCCGTACACGTCGGGGCCGTTGGCGCCGCATCCGGGCAGGGTGGACGACGCGACGCTGGCCAGGACGATCCGCGGGGCGTCCGAGACGCTCTACCACCCGGTCGGCACCTGCCGGATGGGCAGCGACGACGCCTCCGTCACCGACCCGGCGCTGCGGGTGCGGGGAGTGACGGCGCTGCGGGTCGTGGACGCGTCGGTCATGCCGCGGATCACTCGCGGCCACACGCACGCCCCCACGGTGGCGCTCGCGGAGAAGGCGGCCGAGCTGATCATGGCGGACGCGGGCAGGTGA
- a CDS encoding HEAT repeat domain-containing protein gives MFEKRRARKQSELHEELAAALRDPDAGVRRKAADTAAVSAEPRWALRELAQAVEREPWAEEFSETVVDGFATALRRERPVRERTERIFAGHLDDPEGFVRAWTELTAELGGAPAVREVPADLRDDMRARLASLRERGWTAEGLAGLGRPDHFVSELAFDLAVLLACVVMRRNTPLPAEEAEQVRADERATLKKALPHAPGSAERAAVLGPFLRNTQLGSWTDRARAGARVDEALSLCASEDPDLVTLGTEALAKLLFAEAVRRDEVLDTLPRLLARAAASAPSHTPPDSDPSTLPAPFVLSRVLDCYSNLHTLLPLDAPPLDLFLDGLRHPAPGVRSSAAEGLDPIAVGTAAEGQAVEGLIGLLEHDPDVTVRRHAASSLRWMEYSEERHSRAGAEALKRQADAADPELRAHSVADALRRGAPDAYDRLLDGLEAPYVHSELLRGLLHVPTDTGFVLPSRAVRKALIERLETLRDTGWADRQVPEPAAARPNVEVLSIADRAELLSDLIEALRDL, from the coding sequence ATGTTCGAGAAGCGAAGAGCCCGCAAGCAGTCGGAGCTGCACGAGGAGCTTGCCGCCGCGCTGCGGGACCCGGACGCGGGGGTCCGGCGCAAGGCCGCCGACACCGCGGCCGTGAGTGCCGAGCCGCGGTGGGCACTGCGTGAGCTGGCGCAGGCCGTCGAGCGTGAGCCGTGGGCGGAGGAGTTCTCCGAGACGGTGGTGGACGGCTTCGCCACCGCGCTGCGCCGCGAGCGGCCGGTCCGCGAGCGTACGGAGCGGATCTTCGCGGGGCATCTCGACGACCCCGAGGGCTTCGTGCGGGCCTGGACCGAGCTGACGGCGGAGCTCGGCGGAGCCCCCGCCGTGCGCGAGGTCCCCGCCGACCTGCGCGACGACATGCGGGCCCGCCTCGCCTCCCTGAGGGAGAGGGGCTGGACGGCGGAGGGCCTTGCCGGCCTCGGCCGGCCTGATCACTTCGTGAGCGAGCTTGCGTTCGACCTCGCGGTCCTGCTGGCCTGCGTGGTGATGCGCCGGAACACGCCGCTGCCAGCCGAGGAGGCGGAGCAGGTCCGCGCCGACGAGCGCGCCACGCTCAAGAAGGCGCTGCCCCACGCGCCGGGGAGCGCCGAACGGGCGGCCGTCCTCGGCCCGTTCCTCCGGAACACACAGCTGGGCTCGTGGACCGACCGCGCGCGAGCGGGCGCGCGCGTCGACGAGGCACTGTCCCTCTGCGCGAGCGAGGACCCGGACTTGGTGACACTGGGCACCGAAGCCCTGGCCAAGCTCCTCTTCGCCGAGGCGGTCAGGCGCGACGAGGTACTGGACACACTGCCCCGCCTCCTCGCCCGCGCAGCCGCCAGCGCCCCGTCCCACACCCCGCCGGACTCCGACCCATCCACCCTCCCGGCTCCCTTCGTCCTGAGCCGGGTCCTGGACTGCTACAGCAACCTCCACACCCTGCTGCCCCTGGACGCCCCACCCCTCGACCTCTTCCTGGACGGTCTTCGGCACCCCGCTCCCGGTGTTCGCTCCTCCGCCGCCGAAGGTCTCGACCCGATCGCCGTGGGTACGGCCGCGGAAGGGCAGGCCGTGGAGGGGCTCATCGGGCTTCTGGAGCATGACCCCGACGTCACGGTACGGCGGCACGCCGCGAGTTCCCTGCGGTGGATGGAGTACAGCGAGGAGCGCCACTCCCGCGCCGGAGCCGAGGCGCTGAAGCGTCAGGCGGACGCGGCCGACCCCGAGCTTCGCGCGCACAGCGTTGCCGACGCTCTGCGGCGCGGCGCCCCGGACGCGTACGACCGGCTGCTGGACGGGCTCGAAGCCCCGTATGTGCACAGCGAGTTGTTGAGGGGGCTGTTGCACGTGCCCACCGACACGGGCTTCGTTCTTCCCTCGCGCGCGGTGCGCAAAGCGCTCATCGAACGCCTGGAAACCCTGCGCGACACGGGCTGGGCGGACCGGCAGGTGCCCGAGCCCGCCGCGGCCCGCCCGAACGTGGAGGTCCTGAGCATCGCCGACCGGGCCGAGCTGCTCTCCGACCTCATCGAGGCCCTGCGCGACCTCTAG
- a CDS encoding chaplin: MRKCAILAAAAFAAVTVIGGAGSAVAGPGPGSSAEATAKESPGVLSGNVVQVPVDAAVNACGNSVNVVGVLNPAAGNKCK; the protein is encoded by the coding sequence ATGCGCAAGTGCGCGATCCTGGCAGCAGCGGCGTTCGCCGCGGTCACCGTCATCGGCGGGGCCGGCTCCGCCGTCGCAGGCCCCGGCCCCGGCTCCTCCGCCGAGGCCACGGCCAAGGAGTCGCCGGGCGTCCTCAGCGGCAACGTCGTCCAGGTTCCCGTGGACGCTGCCGTCAACGCGTGCGGCAACTCGGTGAACGTCGTCGGCGTCCTCAACCCGGCCGCCGGCAACAAATGCAAGTAG
- a CDS encoding glycoside hydrolase family 64 protein, giving the protein MISRRVFLSTAAGAAGALTYPVWGSALSPGAKAAPATCELALQNKSLPGEVRAYVTGHEQGTDRWVLLKPDGGVYRPDSPSAPQTPLPVDCAIPLGAAGSAPKILTLPQMFGARVYFVRDDKLDFFLNPGPSLVEPAFATKEDPNYGRTWSFCEFTFNSTQLYANISYVDLVTALPIGLTLEGDATHTVAPLPDGAVDKIAADLVAQGQKDGQPWGDLVIRGDGGDVLRVISPQNLMAPYFDRPDQMPFRDVWNSYIDQTWEKYRGTDLKIDLQGGRGVFTGRVSGDTLTFNGGHTFPKPTSKDIFTCNHGPFTNNPGDSDDKKGLLARLAAGFNRSIMLTHAEQPNGAGAGDYYKGDVTNHWARVVHANSPIGYAFPYDDVRPDGEPDVSGAAHDGNPRRFTVSVGA; this is encoded by the coding sequence GTGATTTCGCGTCGAGTGTTCCTGTCCACTGCCGCCGGTGCCGCCGGAGCCCTCACCTACCCCGTCTGGGGAAGCGCCCTCAGCCCCGGCGCCAAGGCGGCCCCCGCGACCTGTGAACTCGCCCTGCAGAACAAGTCGTTGCCCGGCGAGGTGCGGGCCTACGTCACCGGACACGAGCAGGGCACCGACCGCTGGGTCCTGCTGAAGCCGGACGGGGGTGTCTACCGGCCCGATTCTCCGTCGGCACCGCAGACCCCGCTGCCCGTCGACTGCGCGATCCCCCTCGGCGCGGCGGGCTCCGCCCCCAAGATCCTGACGCTGCCTCAGATGTTCGGCGCACGCGTCTACTTCGTACGGGACGACAAGCTGGACTTCTTCCTGAACCCGGGCCCCTCGCTGGTCGAGCCCGCCTTCGCGACCAAGGAGGACCCCAACTACGGGCGCACCTGGTCGTTCTGCGAATTCACCTTCAACAGCACGCAGTTGTACGCCAACATCAGCTACGTGGACCTCGTCACGGCCCTCCCCATCGGCCTGACCCTGGAGGGCGACGCCACGCACACGGTGGCCCCGCTGCCGGACGGCGCCGTCGACAAGATAGCCGCCGACCTCGTCGCCCAGGGACAGAAGGACGGGCAGCCCTGGGGTGACCTGGTGATCCGCGGTGACGGCGGGGACGTACTGCGGGTCATCTCGCCGCAGAACCTCATGGCGCCCTACTTCGACCGCCCCGACCAGATGCCGTTCCGCGACGTGTGGAACAGCTACATCGACCAGACGTGGGAGAAGTACCGCGGCACCGACCTGAAGATCGACCTCCAGGGCGGCCGAGGCGTGTTCACGGGCCGGGTGAGCGGCGACACGCTGACGTTCAACGGAGGGCACACGTTCCCGAAGCCGACGTCGAAGGACATCTTCACCTGCAACCACGGCCCCTTCACCAACAATCCCGGTGACTCCGACGACAAGAAGGGCCTGCTCGCGCGGCTCGCCGCGGGGTTCAACCGGAGCATCATGCTGACGCACGCGGAGCAGCCGAACGGCGCGGGCGCCGGGGACTACTACAAGGGCGACGTGACCAACCACTGGGCGCGTGTGGTGCACGCCAACTCGCCCATCGGGTACGCGTTCCCGTACGACGACGTCCGGCCGGACGGCGAGCCCGACGTGTCAGGGGCGGCCCACGACGGCAACCCGCGCCGCTTCACCGTGAGCGTCGGCGCCTGA
- a CDS encoding LacI family DNA-binding transcriptional regulator — MTEPPSAAPRPTLEAVAARAGVSRATVSRVVNGDAGVREVLAEKVRRAVDELGYVPNRAARSLVTRRHDAVAVVIAEPETRVFADPFFALQLRGISKELTSRDVQLVLLLTEGRDDHERVGRYLAGGHVDGALVFSLHLDDPLPGIIQGAGVPTVFGGRPGWPDGTATSPYVDCDNRGGARDAVRHLLSLGRTRIAHITGALDQTSAVDRLDGFRDVLPEAGERFVAQGDFTPAGGERAMRELLDRVPDVDAVFAANDLTASGALRVLRERGKRVPQDVAVVGFDDMLAVAEQVDPPLTTVRQDIEEMGRLMARMLLARGELPTESVVLPTELVRRGSA, encoded by the coding sequence GTGACCGAGCCGCCGAGCGCCGCCCCGCGCCCCACCCTGGAGGCCGTGGCCGCGCGGGCCGGAGTCTCCCGGGCCACGGTCTCCCGCGTCGTCAACGGCGACGCGGGCGTGCGCGAGGTGCTCGCCGAGAAGGTCAGGCGGGCGGTCGACGAGCTCGGCTACGTCCCCAACCGTGCCGCCCGCAGCCTGGTGACCCGCCGCCATGACGCGGTGGCCGTGGTGATCGCCGAGCCCGAGACGCGGGTCTTCGCCGACCCCTTCTTCGCCCTGCAACTGCGCGGCATCAGCAAGGAGTTGACGTCACGTGACGTGCAACTGGTGCTGCTGCTCACGGAGGGGCGCGACGATCACGAGCGGGTCGGCCGCTATCTGGCCGGAGGCCATGTGGACGGCGCTCTCGTCTTCTCCCTGCACCTGGACGATCCGCTGCCCGGCATCATCCAGGGCGCGGGCGTTCCAACCGTGTTCGGCGGCCGCCCCGGGTGGCCGGACGGTACAGCGACGTCTCCGTACGTCGACTGCGACAACCGAGGCGGTGCGCGGGACGCGGTCCGCCACCTCCTCTCCCTCGGCCGCACCCGCATCGCACACATCACCGGCGCGCTCGACCAGACGTCGGCGGTGGACCGCCTCGACGGGTTCCGCGACGTCCTGCCGGAGGCGGGGGAGAGGTTCGTCGCACAGGGCGACTTCACCCCGGCGGGCGGCGAACGCGCGATGCGCGAGCTCCTGGACCGCGTCCCCGACGTGGACGCGGTCTTCGCCGCCAACGACCTGACGGCGTCGGGTGCGCTACGAGTGCTCCGGGAGCGGGGCAAGCGGGTGCCGCAGGATGTCGCGGTGGTGGGCTTCGACGACATGCTGGCCGTGGCCGAGCAGGTGGACCCACCGCTGACGACAGTGCGCCAGGACATCGAGGAGATGGGCCGCCTGATGGCCCGCATGCTCCTGGCACGCGGCGAGCTGCCGACGGAAAGCGTGGTGCTGCCGACGGAGCTGGTGCGCAGGGGCTCGGCGTAG